From one Nocardioides sp. Kera G14 genomic stretch:
- a CDS encoding ferredoxin, whose translation MSKVRVDWDLCESNGVCEALAPEMFELDDDDMLQVSDPTVTDANRSSVERAVASCPKSALRIVES comes from the coding sequence GTGTCCAAGGTGAGGGTCGACTGGGACCTCTGTGAATCCAACGGAGTCTGTGAGGCGTTGGCGCCCGAGATGTTCGAGCTCGACGACGACGACATGCTCCAGGTGAGCGACCCGACCGTCACGGACGCGAACCGCTCGTCGGTCGAGCGCGCCGTCGCCTCCTGCCCGAAGTCGGCCCTGCGGATCGTGGAGTCGTGA